A genomic segment from Zerene cesonia ecotype Mississippi chromosome 5, Zerene_cesonia_1.1, whole genome shotgun sequence encodes:
- the LOC119839983 gene encoding uncharacterized protein LOC119839983 codes for MLFNCRLILLAIFVSVDGLFLLEDKEPFFFCLKICPLYCSPRRSDEDVSSLIYTDDDLPPFIYDHEPEIIYPYRHGHSYFCKLPPKPTTTTTTTVKPTTEEPTFICQLCMKKCNKKSG; via the exons atgttattcaaCTGCCGATTAATTTTGTTAGCGATTTTTGTATCTGTGGACGGGTTATTTTTACTTGaag aCAAGGAGCCGTTTTTCTTTTGCTTAAAAATTTGCCCACTTTACTGTTCCCCGAGGCGCAGTGACGAGG atgTCTCATCACTAATCTACACAGACGATGATCTGCCCCCTTTCATATACGACCACGAGCCTGAAATAATATACCCATATCGTCACGGTCATTCTTACTTCTGCAAATTGCCGCCAAAACCGACCACAACCACTACGACAACTGTAAAGCCGACCACTGAAGAACCGACGTTTATTTGTCAGCTAtgtatgaaaaagtgtaacaaaAAGTCTGGTTAA